A single region of the Vicia villosa cultivar HV-30 ecotype Madison, WI linkage group LG4, Vvil1.0, whole genome shotgun sequence genome encodes:
- the LOC131597289 gene encoding uncharacterized protein LOC131597289: protein MIKHFVDQMQSEFEMSLVGELMYFLGLQVKQMEDSIFLSQSKYAKNIVKKFGMENASHKRTLAPTHLKLSKDEKGTNVDQSLYRSMIGSLLYLTASRPDIAFAVGNSPSKKTTSRSETASDSSAPNMVSDQDVVLNVVPLNSVPATDSVGSIPRKMHARKSTGGSIPETFSARDKAGSAYVHNAIAGIVTRILNEGHKVEGISVPLAQVSASENSKDDQVDASKDHVNVETSDAKDVETSRAKDAEILETEKAEEGSATLSKEKPTHPTVNDVVDLDNLDDPIDIADDDLISSIFNRVKARRGKQVDDQHPPKTKVAPQKTVTKEKIKKVLTEPSKTGSKKKHAFTKASTTVPDIPLDNIYLHYASNAIKWKYVFQRRLALERELANDALECQEVMKLIKSVGLLKTVTHFSKCYEMLVKEFIVNLSQDCADGKAEDFHKVYVRRKCIEFSPTVVNLYLGRDDEAQPELEVTDNEVCKVITGGKIKKWPIKSKLFASLLTVRYALLHKIGAANWVPTNHTSTIVVGLGRFIYAVGTKTKFDYGTYIFDQIMKHVGTSATKMPIAFPSLICGIILNQFPGILKAKDSVCKRESALSFHYKLLQRSDDITSAGTSQTSKSVSKSSLIAELKETYNNGDSGGDEEAEDSEGAEGTGSSDAGEETGGSSDEETDGSED from the exons ATGATTAAACATTTTGTTGACCAgatgcaatcagaatttgaaatgagtctagttggagaattaatgTACTTTCTTGGACTGCAagttaaacagatggaagactcaatttttctctctcagagcaagtatgccaAAAACATTGTCAAAAAATTTGGGATGGAGAATGCtagtcacaaaagaactcttGCTCCTACTCATTTAAaattgtccaaagatgaaaagggcaCAAATGTTGATCAAAGCTTGtatagaagcatgataggaagcctGCTGTATCTCACAGCTAGTAGGCCTGATATTGCTTTTGCTGTTGGG AATTCTCCTTCGAAGAAGACTACTTCCCGCTCTGAAACAGCATCCGACTCTAGTGCACCAAATATGGTGAGTGATCAGGATGTTGTGCTGAATGTCGTGCCATTGAACTCGGTCCCGGCTACTGATTCTGTTGGTAGTataccaagaaagatgcatgctcGAAAATCGACCGGTGGGTCTATTCCAGAAACTTTTTCTGCTCGGGATAAAGCGGGTTCTGCATATGTCCACAATGCGATCGCAGGTATTGTcacaagaatcttgaatgaaggtcACAAGGTAGAAGGAATATCTGTTCCTTTAGCCCAAGTTTCTGCCTCTGAGAACAGCAAAGATGATCAGGTTGATGCGAGCAAAGATCATGTTAATGTTGAGACTTCTGAtgctaaagatgttgaaacatctagaGCTAAAGATGCTGAGATTCTTGAAACAGAGAAAGCTGAAGAGGGTTCTGCTACTCTTTCTAAAGAAAAGCCTACTCATCCTACTGTAAATGATGTGGTGGATCTGGATAATCTTGATGATCCTATTGacattgctgatgatgacctcatctctAGCATTTTCAACAGAGTCAAGGCTCGAAGGGGAAAGCAGGTTGATGATCAACATCCTCCCAAGACTAAAGTTGCTCCTCAAAAGACTGTCACCAAAGAGAAGATCAAGAAGGTCCTTACTGAACCTTCAAAGACCGGGAGCAAG AAAAAGCATGCATTCACCAAAGCCTCCACAACTGTTCCTGATATTCCCTTGGACAACATTTATCTGCACTATGCTTCAAATGCTATCAAGTGGAAGTATGTTTTTCAGAGACGACTGGCTCTGGAAAGAGAGCTTGCTAATGATGCTCTTGAATGTCAAGAAGTCATGAAGCTCATCAAATCTGTAGGTTTGCTAAAAACTGTTACTCATTTTTCTAAAtgttatgaaatgcttgtgaaggaGTTTATAGTAAATTTGTCTCAAGATTGTGCTGATGGAAAAGCTGAGGATTTTCATAAggtgtatgttagaagaaaatgtATAGAATTCTCCCCAACTGTTGTCAATCTCTATCTAGGTAGGGATGAtgaggctcaacctgagcttgaagtgactGACAATGAGGTGTGCAAAGTTATCACTGGTGGTAAGATTAAGAAGTGGCCCATAAAGAGTAAATTGTTTGCTAGTCTTCTTACTGTCAGGTATGCATTGCTACACAAAATTGGTGCTGCTAACTGGGTGCCAACCAATCATACATCTACCATTGTAGTGGGACTAGGTAGATTCATATATGCTGTGGGGACCAAGACTAAGTTTGATTATGGAACTTACAtatttgatcaaattatgaagCATGTTGGTACCTCTGCTACAAAGATGCCCATTGCTTTTCCATCTCTGATATGTGGGATAATTCTTAATCAGTTCCCTGGGATTCTGAAAGCTAAAGACTCTGTGTGCAAGAGGGAGAGTGCCTTGTCATTCCACTATAAGCTGCTTCAAAGGTCAGATGACAtaacatctgctgggacatcacaAACCAGCAAATCTGTCTCAAAATCCTCTCTTATTGCTGAGCTGAAAGAGACTT ACAATAATGGTGATAGTGGTGGTGATGAAGAGGCTGAAGATAGCGAAGGTGCTGAAGGGACTGGGAGTAGTGATGCTGGTGAAGAGACTGGTGGCTCTAGTGATGAAGAGACTGATGGATCTGAAGATTAG